TGCACGCGGCGCCGGGCGTCGGCGTCGCCGCGCCGCAGGTGGGCGTGTCGCTGCGGATCGCGGTGATCGAGGATCCGGCTCCGGTGCCGGAGGAGGTACGGCTGCTGCGCGGGCGGGTGCCGCAGCCGTTCCGGGTGCTGGTGAACCCGTCGTACGAAGGAGTCGGCGAGGGGCGTGCCGCGTTCTTCGAGGGCTGTCTGAGCGTCCCGGGCTATCAGGCGGTGGTCGCCCGGCACGCCGAGGTGCGGCTGACCTGCGAGGACGAGCACGGGCACGCCGTCGACGAGGTGTTCTCGGGGTGGCCCGCCCGCATCGTGCAGCACGAGACGGACCACCTCGACGGTGTGCTCTATCTGGACCGGGCCGAACTTCGCTCGCTGTCGTCCAATCAGGCGATGGCGGAGTACTGGGCCCAGCCGGCTCCGGACGGGGCGGCCAGGGCCCTCGGCTTCACGCTGCCGGAGTGAGCCCTGGCGTTCTCGGCGGGTGCGTCAGTTGTCGCGGTACGACTCCAGCAGCCGCAGCCACACCTCGCTGATCGTCGGATACGACGGGACCGCGTGCCAGAGCCTGCTGATCGGCACCTGGCCGGCGACCGCGATCGTCGCCGAGTGGATGAGCTCGCCGACGCCGGGGCCGACGAAGGTCACGCCGAGGAGGATCTCCCGCTCCAGGTCGACGACCATGCGGGCGCGGCCGCGGTAGTCGTCGCCGTACAGCGAGGCGCCCGCGACCGAGCCGAGGTCGTAGTCGACGGCGCGCACCCGGTGGCCGGCCTGCTCCGCCTCCGCCAGGGACAGACCGACGGCGGCGGCCTCCGGGTCGGTGAAGACGACCTGGGGGACCGCGGAGTGGTCGGCGGTGGCGGCGTGGGCGCTCCACGGGTCCGAGTCGAGCAGGGACACGCCGGAGGCGCGGGCGGCGATGGCCGCGCCCGCGATACGGGCCTGGTACTTGCCCTGGTGGGTGAGCAGCGCCCGGTGGTTCACGTCGCCGACCGCGTACAGCCACTCGCTGCCGGTGACGCGCAGGCTGTCATCGACCTCCAGCCACGAGCCGGGCTCCAGGCCGATCGTGTCCAGGCCGATGTCGTCGGTGCGCGGGGCA
The DNA window shown above is from Streptomyces chartreusis and carries:
- a CDS encoding peptide deformylase, which produces MALPNHRAPLAEQVEQLLATEGPLPIVAAGDPVLRRPTERFDGQLDPALLARFVEALRITMHAAPGVGVAAPQVGVSLRIAVIEDPAPVPEEVRLLRGRVPQPFRVLVNPSYEGVGEGRAAFFEGCLSVPGYQAVVARHAEVRLTCEDEHGHAVDEVFSGWPARIVQHETDHLDGVLYLDRAELRSLSSNQAMAEYWAQPAPDGAARALGFTLPE